The Akkermansia muciniphila genome contains a region encoding:
- the fucK gene encoding L-fuculokinase, which produces MYSLCLDCGATNVRAMVVDEQGVIAGKASQPNATLPGEENPEFHVWDADRIFQQLSECAVQALNGLDADKVRAVTVTTFGVDGALVDAEGRQLYPVISWKCPRTAEVMKHIGKYISQEELDRISGVGAFAFNTIYKLVWLKENRPELLEKAHAWLFISNLLAYKLTGIMATDRTMAGTSQLTDLETGDFSPFILDRLGLRRDLFPPSVDAGETIGVLMPEAAASMGIPALAGVPVISAGHDTQFAIFGSGADRDQPVLSSGTWEILMARSAQARLTPEDYADGATAEFDAEPGLLNPGLQWLGSGIIEWVKAACFHGETYDTMDAEAALIPPGCDGVTMVPDFLASGNRKGSINGLVLGRTRGHIYRAAMEALTWRLKSRLRRLESVGGFKSEFLILVGGGARNSVWTQMRADILRIPVKVSEVSESTVLGASMFAFAGAGVYSTPEEARDAFSITYRTYMPGPQEAAYENLNH; this is translated from the coding sequence ATGTATTCTCTCTGCTTGGACTGCGGCGCGACGAACGTGCGCGCGATGGTGGTGGATGAACAAGGCGTGATCGCGGGAAAGGCCTCCCAGCCGAACGCCACGCTGCCCGGTGAGGAAAATCCGGAGTTCCATGTCTGGGACGCGGACCGGATTTTCCAGCAGCTTTCCGAATGCGCCGTGCAGGCCCTGAACGGGCTGGACGCGGACAAGGTGCGGGCGGTAACCGTCACCACCTTCGGCGTGGACGGCGCGCTGGTGGATGCGGAAGGGCGGCAGCTTTACCCGGTCATTTCCTGGAAATGCCCCCGCACGGCGGAGGTCATGAAACACATCGGCAAGTACATCTCCCAGGAGGAGCTTGACCGGATCTCCGGCGTGGGCGCCTTTGCCTTCAACACCATCTACAAGCTTGTCTGGCTCAAGGAAAACCGCCCGGAGCTGCTGGAAAAGGCCCATGCGTGGCTCTTCATCTCCAACCTGCTGGCGTACAAGCTCACCGGCATCATGGCGACGGACCGGACCATGGCCGGGACCTCCCAGCTTACTGACCTGGAAACGGGAGACTTCTCCCCCTTCATTCTGGACCGTCTCGGCCTGCGCCGGGACCTCTTCCCCCCCTCCGTGGACGCGGGAGAAACCATCGGCGTTCTCATGCCGGAAGCGGCGGCATCCATGGGCATCCCCGCCCTGGCGGGCGTTCCCGTCATCTCCGCAGGGCATGACACCCAGTTCGCCATCTTCGGTTCCGGCGCGGACCGGGACCAGCCGGTTCTCTCCTCCGGCACCTGGGAAATCCTGATGGCGCGTTCCGCGCAGGCCCGGCTGACTCCGGAAGATTACGCGGACGGAGCCACGGCGGAATTTGACGCGGAGCCGGGCCTTCTGAACCCCGGCCTGCAATGGCTCGGCTCCGGAATCATTGAATGGGTAAAAGCCGCCTGCTTCCATGGTGAAACGTACGATACCATGGATGCGGAAGCAGCCCTCATCCCCCCCGGCTGCGACGGCGTGACGATGGTCCCGGACTTCCTGGCCTCCGGAAACCGGAAAGGTTCCATCAACGGCCTGGTGCTGGGCAGGACGCGCGGCCACATCTACCGCGCCGCCATGGAGGCGCTCACCTGGCGTCTGAAATCCCGCCTGCGCCGCCTGGAATCCGTGGGCGGCTTCAAAAGCGAATTCCTTATTCTGGTGGGCGGAGGCGCCAGAAACAGCGTCTGGACCCAGATGCGCGCGGACATCCTCCGGATTCCCGTGAAGGTCTCTGAAGTATCTGAAAGTACCGTGCTGGGCGCATCCATGTTTGCCTTTGCGGGCGCCGGGGTGTACTCTACGCCGGAAGAAGCCAGGGACGCCTTCAGCATCACCTACCGGACATACATGCCGGGGCCCCAGGAGGCCGCCTACGAAAATCTCAATCACTAA
- a CDS encoding L-fucose isomerase: protein MKTALPTIGIRPTIDGRRLGVRESLEDQTMNMAKAAAALIEANIRHASGEPVKCVIADTCIGGPAEAAACADKFKANNVGVSLAVTPCWCYGSETFDMDPFTPKAIWGFNGTERPGAVYLAAALAGLNQKGFPAFSIYGKDVQDAGDTSIPEDVAEKILRFCRAGLAVATLRGKGYLSIGGCSMGIAGSIVDQSFWENYLGIRVQAVDMTEVRRRMDQKIYDEAEFDLAMEWADAVFKFAEDKNRPDLKLDEAGRRKTFKESVLMAMIFRDMMQGNPKLKKIDREEESLGYQAIAGGFQGQRHWTDFYPNGDIAETLLNSTFDWNGPRAPMPFATENDSLNGACLLFGYLLTGQANVFADVRTYWSPEAVKRVTGYKLEGHAKDGIIHLINSGSAALDGCMACTDKDGKPVMKKHWDVTPDDAKTMMEQAVWCPANREYFRGGGYSVHYVTQGGAPVTMMRLNIVKGLGPVLIVAEGWSVDLPAKVHKTLDERTDPGWPTTWFAPRLTGKGAFTDVYSVMANMGANHGAFTYGHIGADILTLASMLRIPVYAHNIPDDQIYRPSAWGLHGTADPEGADFRACSNYGPLYGKY from the coding sequence ATGAAAACAGCATTACCAACCATCGGTATCCGCCCCACGATTGACGGGCGCCGCCTCGGCGTCCGGGAATCCCTGGAAGACCAAACCATGAACATGGCCAAGGCGGCCGCGGCCCTCATTGAGGCCAACATCCGCCACGCCTCCGGAGAACCCGTCAAGTGCGTCATCGCAGACACCTGCATCGGCGGTCCGGCGGAAGCCGCCGCCTGTGCGGACAAATTCAAGGCCAACAACGTGGGCGTCTCCCTGGCCGTCACGCCCTGCTGGTGCTACGGCAGCGAGACGTTTGACATGGACCCCTTCACCCCCAAGGCCATCTGGGGCTTCAACGGCACGGAACGCCCCGGAGCCGTGTACCTGGCCGCCGCCCTGGCGGGCCTGAACCAGAAGGGCTTCCCCGCCTTTTCCATTTACGGAAAAGACGTCCAGGACGCCGGCGATACCTCCATTCCGGAAGACGTGGCTGAAAAAATCCTGCGCTTCTGCCGCGCCGGCCTGGCCGTAGCCACCCTCCGCGGCAAGGGGTACCTCTCCATCGGCGGCTGCTCCATGGGCATTGCCGGCTCCATTGTGGACCAGTCCTTCTGGGAAAACTACCTGGGCATCCGCGTGCAGGCCGTGGACATGACGGAAGTGCGCCGCCGGATGGACCAGAAGATTTACGATGAAGCGGAATTCGACCTCGCCATGGAATGGGCGGACGCCGTCTTCAAGTTTGCGGAAGACAAGAACCGCCCGGACTTGAAGCTGGACGAAGCCGGACGCCGCAAGACCTTCAAGGAAAGCGTGCTGATGGCCATGATCTTCCGGGACATGATGCAGGGCAACCCCAAGCTCAAGAAAATCGACCGCGAAGAAGAATCCCTGGGCTACCAGGCCATTGCCGGCGGCTTTCAGGGCCAGCGCCACTGGACGGACTTCTACCCGAACGGAGACATTGCGGAAACCCTGCTCAACTCCACCTTTGACTGGAACGGCCCGCGCGCGCCGATGCCCTTCGCCACGGAGAACGATTCCCTGAACGGGGCCTGCCTCCTCTTCGGCTACCTGCTTACCGGGCAGGCCAACGTCTTTGCGGACGTGCGCACCTACTGGAGCCCTGAAGCCGTGAAGCGCGTCACGGGCTACAAGCTGGAAGGCCACGCCAAGGACGGCATCATCCACCTCATCAACTCCGGCTCCGCGGCCCTGGACGGCTGCATGGCCTGCACGGACAAGGACGGCAAGCCCGTCATGAAGAAGCACTGGGACGTCACCCCGGACGACGCGAAAACCATGATGGAACAAGCCGTCTGGTGCCCGGCCAACCGGGAATACTTCCGCGGCGGCGGCTACTCCGTCCACTACGTCACCCAGGGCGGAGCCCCCGTCACCATGATGCGCCTGAACATCGTCAAGGGCCTGGGTCCCGTCCTCATCGTGGCGGAAGGCTGGTCCGTGGACCTGCCTGCCAAGGTGCACAAGACGCTGGATGAACGTACCGATCCGGGCTGGCCCACCACCTGGTTCGCCCCGCGCCTGACCGGCAAGGGAGCCTTCACGGACGTCTACAGCGTCATGGCCAACATGGGCGCCAACCACGGAGCCTTCACGTACGGCCACATCGGCGCGGACATCCTGACGCTGGCCTCCATGCTGCGCATCCCCGTATACGCCCACAACATTCCGGACGACCAGATCTACCGTCCCTCCGCCTGGGGCCTCCACGGCACCGCAGACCCGGAAGGCGCCGATTTCCGCGCCTGTTCCAACTATGGGCCATTATACGGAAAATACTGA
- a CDS encoding metal-dependent hydrolase, with the protein MFIAHLPAGYLLAKAIRSRPPARKAVMTAALLGAIAPDLDLFYFHTLDARQHHHHSYWTHYPSVWLALMLLAWGVSRIKPRSAGGTWMLVFSTSGFLHLLLDCIVGDIPLLAPWSMRLYALANVPAQHHPWWLNFLLHWSFLLELLIIAVSTCLMVSGRKKPGSPLGTPFSAGKQHQ; encoded by the coding sequence ATGTTCATCGCCCATCTGCCCGCAGGCTATCTTCTGGCAAAAGCCATCCGTTCCCGCCCTCCGGCAAGGAAGGCGGTCATGACGGCCGCCCTGTTGGGGGCGATTGCCCCGGACCTGGACCTGTTTTATTTCCATACCCTTGACGCGCGCCAGCACCACCATCATTCCTACTGGACGCATTATCCTTCCGTCTGGCTCGCGCTGATGCTCCTTGCATGGGGCGTCAGCCGGATCAAACCACGGAGCGCGGGCGGAACATGGATGCTCGTCTTTTCCACGAGCGGATTCCTGCACCTTCTCCTGGACTGCATTGTGGGAGATATTCCCCTCCTGGCTCCGTGGTCCATGCGGCTTTACGCTCTGGCCAACGTTCCGGCGCAGCATCATCCCTGGTGGCTGAACTTCCTGCTGCACTGGTCTTTTTTACTGGAGCTGCTGATTATCGCCGTTTCCACCTGTCTCATGGTTTCCGGGAGAAAGAAGCCGGGCTCTCCCCTGGGAACTCCATTTTCCGCAGGAAAACAACACCAATGA
- a CDS encoding four helix bundle protein — MAESLVSAKSFSFAVRIIQLCRHLKKQDVERELLSQLIRSGTSIAANLSEAVYGSSRRDFFSKARIALKECSETHTWLKLLHATGSLTEPEYSSINQDCTEILKMLVSINKTAQKAPPDTY, encoded by the coding sequence ATGGCAGAAAGTCTCGTTTCCGCTAAAAGCTTTTCCTTCGCGGTCCGCATTATTCAATTATGCAGGCACTTGAAAAAGCAGGATGTTGAGCGGGAACTGCTTAGCCAGCTCATACGTTCCGGTACGAGCATTGCTGCCAATTTATCCGAAGCTGTTTACGGGAGCAGCAGAAGGGACTTCTTTTCCAAAGCCCGCATTGCCCTGAAGGAATGTTCCGAGACGCATACCTGGCTTAAACTGCTGCATGCCACCGGGAGCCTGACGGAACCGGAATACTCCTCTATCAACCAGGACTGCACGGAAATCCTTAAAATGCTCGTTTCCATTAACAAAACAGCTCAAAAAGCACCCCCCGATACCTATTAA
- a CDS encoding class II aldolase/adducin family protein, producing MSEDWSISPPLPDKVFPWEKYNPVTREEVNEFFHSPEILVIKERMCDIGRRLWNREYVDGNGGNISVRVAQNLLLCSPTLCSKGFMTVEDICMVDMDARQKAGIRPSTSEVKTHIAMMKSVGVNACIHAHPPHCNAFLFAGQVPPSGINPEADIFLGHIPLAPYGTPGSPETAQAVAEAAKQSTVVFMENHGVIAGARDVEEAEWFMENADAYCRMVLMAGLHKAPLNQVGPEGVDDFLAIRKAIGYAVPENQPLYNTETYAGYKLGKSGK from the coding sequence ATGTCAGAAGACTGGTCAATCTCCCCTCCCCTCCCGGACAAGGTGTTCCCGTGGGAAAAATATAATCCCGTCACCCGGGAGGAAGTGAATGAATTCTTCCACTCCCCGGAAATCCTGGTGATCAAGGAACGCATGTGCGACATAGGCCGCCGCCTGTGGAACCGCGAATATGTGGACGGCAACGGAGGCAACATTTCCGTGCGCGTGGCGCAGAACCTGCTGCTCTGCTCCCCCACCCTGTGCTCCAAGGGCTTCATGACCGTGGAAGACATCTGCATGGTGGACATGGACGCGCGCCAGAAGGCGGGCATCCGCCCCTCCACCAGCGAGGTGAAGACGCACATCGCCATGATGAAATCCGTGGGGGTCAACGCCTGCATCCACGCCCACCCCCCGCACTGCAATGCCTTCCTGTTCGCCGGGCAGGTTCCCCCCTCCGGCATCAACCCGGAAGCGGACATCTTCCTGGGCCACATACCGCTGGCTCCCTATGGAACGCCCGGTTCTCCGGAAACGGCGCAAGCCGTGGCGGAAGCGGCCAAACAGTCCACCGTGGTCTTCATGGAAAACCACGGCGTGATCGCCGGGGCCCGCGACGTGGAGGAAGCGGAATGGTTCATGGAGAACGCGGACGCCTACTGCCGCATGGTGCTGATGGCCGGCCTGCACAAGGCCCCCCTGAACCAGGTGGGACCTGAAGGCGTTGATGACTTCCTCGCCATCCGCAAAGCCATCGGCTATGCCGTTCCGGAAAACCAGCCCCTGTACAATACGGAAACCTACGCCGGATACAAGCTGGGCAAATCCGGCAAATAA